The Swingsia samuiensis genome contains the following window.
GAGGAGTGCGATTTCCAGAGTTGTGCGTGCCCCTAAATGTAACCCTCGACGGCCGGGTAAGCGGGCAACGTTCCAAAAATCAACCCAGTTGGGAGGGCTCTCTAAATGTGAGCGATCCCAAGCAAGGGCAAGATCGCTCGTTCCTCCCGTAACGCCGCATGTTGTTGATTCGTTGTCGATGTTTAAACTTTGTATCCAACCATTATTACACGCTAATTTAAGTTGGTAACCATTTAAAAGCACCGCCGCCCATTTCGGTTTTTCAGCATTGGTAGCGGACATTAATGTGTCAATTTGTTCATCCCATTCAACAAGCTTAAGGGATGTTACTGGCGTTTGGAGGGCTGAGGAGGCAATCGTTCCTTGAGGCACAGCCCATCCTAATTTTGTTAGGTATGTTGCGGAGGAGCGGTGTGGTTTAGGAAGGTGCTTTTTCTTTTTTGCATGTTTATGCATGTGTGAGGCAGGAGCTGCAAGAGCAGATGGAGCTAGAATAAGTGGAGCAATATGCGCTGTTACGAACGAAATGAGGTTCTGAGAGGAGGTTGTTTGGGCCGCTTGGCCGGAGAAGGGGGTGTTGGGAATAAGTTGGGCACATAAAATTGAAACGAACATAGTATAACGTGCCACACGTTGCATTCCATTCGCTCGAATGAATGGTGCAAGGGAATGTCCCGCAGAATTTTGGCGCCGGTCTAAAATGGAAACCTCGTAAAAAACAGAAAACGTATAGAATAAAAACGTGCAGCGCGTGCACGCTAACACAATAATGGAGTAACGTCCTTAACTTATGGCGGAAAAGCAGTCGCATTACCAGCCATCCATGCTAATTGAACAGAAGAGCCGTTTGAAGGGATCTGCTGTGATTGAATGGGAGGGCGGTGTAAGTCAATTTCCGTACCGTCAGGAGTACGTACTCGCATTTTAATATGATCTCCTAAATGGATACTCTCTATCAAAACCCCATTTACTGGAGAAGATGTGTCTTCGTCAAAGTTAAGGGGCCTTGATCCAAAGAAAGGTGATATTTGATCAGGGCGAATACATACGATGCATTCATCGCCTTTATGTAAACGTTCGGATGATACAAAAGCTTCAACTACTCCACCACAAGCAAGCTGGATTGAGGCAATATCATCCCCAATACCCAATATTTGCCCTGTGAGAGCGTTTGCTTCTCCAAAAATTGTTGCGATTTCAATAGCCGCTGGGCGGTCATACAAAACTGCCGCCGTATCATGTTGGAGAAGAGCTTCATGGTTGAAGAAGGCAATTTTCCCTCCCGCTCTTAGCGCATCTTCTCGGTGAGACGTTGTTTGTACGATGGTGAGGTCAAGCGCACGGGAAAGCTTTATAAGGAGAGAGGTGAATTGGCGCGTGGTGTGTAAGGGTAAAGAAAAATAAGGGTCGTCAATGAGAAGAAGTTTAGGAGAACACGCAAGCGCGCGGGCTAAGAGGGTACGAAGTGTCTCTTCTGAAGAGAGAGATTTTGTATGTGCGTGGCCGTGTCCATCTAAGCCTACAAGAGATAACATTCGGTTGGCAGCATCGAATGCTTCAGATTTATTTTGTCCCGTCGCCTGAAAAGCAAAAGCAATGTTTTCATGAACATTCATATGTGGGAATAGGGGAGTGTGTTGATTTATAAGGCCGATTTTTCTTTTCCCTAGCGGGAGAGAGGAGACATCCTCATCGTGAAGAAATATTTTCCCGTCAATAAGAGGTGCAAATCCGGCCAACTGTTCAAGAAAAGTTGATAAAACAAAAGGTGTCGTCCCAAATGCTGTAAGGATTTCACCTTTTGTAAGGGTTAAATCAAAGGGGACGCTTTCTACAGTGAGGCGAAGACCTTCAATCTTTAGAGAGGGGGGTGTTCTTTCTGCCCGAAGACGTTTTTTATTAAGGGCATAGAGGGATGTGTTAGGTGAGAGAGACATGCAACCTCTATGAATATGTTTGCGTTTTAACTAGAGGGCCTAATTTGAGGCTCTTGTAAGATTTGAAGAAGGTTTCAGCAAATGAGCCGTAATGACGTCAAGAAAAACATCGATGAAGCAGTTGAAAAAGGTCAAGATCAAGTTCAAGATCTTCGTAGCCAAATAGAGCAGATTTTGAACGAACGGGTTAGCCCTGTTTTGCAACGCGCTGTGAGCCGGACCGACCAAGTGGTTGCTAATGTGCGACATGGCGACCATGAACTTCAAGAAGTTGTAACGGAACATGTAAAGTCTCGTCCAATTGCAGCAATTCTTATTTCAGCCGCGATCGGTTTTGTGTTAGGTCGTTTTTCAAAATAAAAATTTTGGTATAATTTGGGTACAAGGGCGATTATTTATAATATAATTGTCCTTCCCATTAGAAAAGGCAATGACACTCCATGAAGCCCCTCGAACTTGGTCAGGAAGTTCTGTCCGCGCAAGGCACAATTGTAAAACGTTCGGCAACACGTATTGGTCGAAGAATTGCATGTGCGTTGGTTGCTGCTGTATTCTTGATGTTTGCAGCTATCTCCTTTCATGGCTTTATGTGGGCCTTTTTCATGAGCGTGATGGGATTGAGCTGTGTTAAAGCCTCTCTTTGTGTGATTGCGGTTGATTTATTCTTTGTTATTATATTTGGTATTTGTGCGGCATGGTCTATTCCTGACCCAGTAGAAATTGAAGCCAAGATTCGCCGTGATCGTAAACTGGTTGAGTTGCGGCAGGCTTTTGCTTTGTCAACGATGATGACAATTTTATTTAGCCCTCTTGGACGCACAGCAGGGAAAAAGACATTTTCCCTTTTGTTCGGAATGTTTAAGCGTTCAAAAAAAGGTTAGTTATATAACTGCGTGAATTTAGACTAGTTTTTTAGTGTAAATTCACGTATTTGATTGCCTCGTACTACGACTTCCTTATGTAGGGATGCGTGGGATAGCGAGGTTTTTTTTGTGTGGTATTTAAAGAAATATTTTATTCCTTTCTGTAAGGCATATGCATAATGCTTACAGAAGTTAATGTGTTCGGTATATTTGTTTCCCCTTTTTCAATTTATGCGGTATCAGCCGTTTTTATAACTTTATTGTTAAGAAATATTCTTTGGAGAACAGGGGCGCTGAATTGGTTTTGGCATGTCGCCCTATTTGAGATAGCGCTTTATGTTTGTATTTTGTGTCTTCTTATTTTGTATGTGTAGTCGTAAGAGGCGGGAATGAATTGGGCCCAACGTCTTGTAAGAATTATTCTTACATCTATTGTTTTGCTACTGGCCGTTGGTCTTGGTTTGACGCTTTGGGATATTTATGTTCTGGCTCCATGGACACGCGATGGCCGCGTGCGGGTATACGTCGTAGATAATGCCCCAGAAGTGTCGGGAACAGTTGTTTCTGTGCCTGTTGTTGATAATCAGTTTGTACATAAAGGGGATCCATTATTTGTATTGGATCCTGTACGTTTCCGATTGGATATTGATGCCGCGCGTGCGCGTTTGGCTGGTTTTGAAGAAGATTTGAAATTAAAAAAATCTGATGCCCATCGACGCATGGGGCTCGGTGGTATCGTTTCTGCTGAAGAGCAGGAAGATTTTAATTCTAATGTTGAAACGCAAAGAGCCAAAGTAAATGCAGCAAAAGCTGAACTGAATACAGCACGGCTCAATTTGCAACGCTCGACGGTTTATTCTCCTGTGGATGGATACGTTACAAATCTCAATTTAAGGGTGGGTGATTATGCTCACGCCGGCCAGCCAGGCATGGCTGTAATTGATGCTCATAGTTATTGGTTAAATGGTTATTTTGAAGAAACCAAAATGAGTGGCGTTCATATTGGGGACAAGGCCCGTGTGAAGCTGATGGGGTACAAGCAAATTATTCCCGCACATGTTGTGAGTATAGGCCGCGGTATTAATGATCAGAACGGCGTGTCAGACCGGTTGGGCCTTCCTGATGTTAATCCTATTTTTACATGGGTGCGATTAGCGCAGCGTATTCCGGTGCGTTTAGAGTTTGATTATGTTCCACCAGAAATAACTTTGGCAGCAGGAATGACGGCAACCGTTACAATCGGGGATGAGAGCCCGGGGGCGCGGGGTAAGTTAACGACGTGGCTACAGAATCATTTATAAAATGTTACGAAATCTTTTTAAACTTACGCTCTGTAGTGGTTTACTTTTAAGTGCCTGCACTGTCGGGCCTAATTTTAAGCCCGACAAGATGAAAATTCCCGATTCTTTTGTTGAACAGCCTCAGGTTGCAACTCTTCAAGAGGTGCAAAAAACAGAGGCTGATATGAAAGATTGGTGGGCGCAGTTCCATGATCCTATGCTCAATCAGCTTATTGAGGAAGCGATAAAGGGGAATTACGACCTACAAATTGCATCCCAGCATATTATTGCAGAGCGTGCTGTTCGGCGGCAGGCACAAGCGGCATGGTATCCGCAACTTGACGCAGCAATGGGCGGGGGGGACGATCGTTATTCTATTAATGTTGATAATTGGCCTATACGCCCCGGAAACCCATCGAATCATCCAGAAGCATCGGTTCTAACATATGGAGCGCGAGCAAGCTGGGAAATTGATTTGTTTGGGCATATCTCGCGTCAAGTAGAAGAGCGTAAGCGCATTGTTGAAGAATCTATTGAGAGTAGAAGGGCGGTTCTTCTTTCATTACTTTCTGAAGTAGCGGCAGATTATATTACTTTAAGGGGTGTTCAGGAGCGTTTAACAGTTACAGAGCAAAGTATTGATGTTGCGCAAAAATCTCGCCTTCTCACTGAAAAATTATATATTCATGGTCTAGGGAATACGCTTGCGGTTGCGCAGGCACAAACAGAAGAACATTTGGAAAGGTCTCGTTTAGCGCCTCTTCATTCACAAGAAGAGCGGCTTATGCACGCTATTTCTGTTTTGTTGGGCCAAATGCCGGGACAGTTAGAGGAGGAACTTCAAGTTCGCCGGCCTCTACCTTCTTTACCGAGTTTCCCAACCACTTTGCCCTCAATTGTCTTGGCAAACCGTCCTGATATTCGTGCGGCAGAGGCTCAATATGCGGCTGATACAGCAGAAGTCGGGGTGGCCGTCTCTAACTTATATCCGAAGTTTTCTATTCCACTCACATTTAATCCAAATGCGTCCGCTTTGTATCAGGCTTTTCAAGTGGGGGGGATGAGCTGGAGTTTCATGATGATGGCCACTTTGCCCATCATTCATGGAGGGCGATATACAGCACAAATTGCTCAAGCCCGTGCGGAAGCTGAAGCGAGTCGGTTAGGGTAT
Protein-coding sequences here:
- a CDS encoding DUF1656 domain-containing protein — its product is MLTEVNVFGIFVSPFSIYAVSAVFITLLLRNILWRTGALNWFWHVALFEIALYVCILCLLILYV
- a CDS encoding ABC transporter ATP-binding protein; its protein translation is MSLSPNTSLYALNKKRLRAERTPPSLKIEGLRLTVESVPFDLTLTKGEILTAFGTTPFVLSTFLEQLAGFAPLIDGKIFLHDEDVSSLPLGKRKIGLINQHTPLFPHMNVHENIAFAFQATGQNKSEAFDAANRMLSLVGLDGHGHAHTKSLSSEETLRTLLARALACSPKLLLIDDPYFSLPLHTTRQFTSLLIKLSRALDLTIVQTTSHREDALRAGGKIAFFNHEALLQHDTAAVLYDRPAAIEIATIFGEANALTGQILGIGDDIASIQLACGGVVEAFVSSERLHKGDECIVCIRPDQISPFFGSRPLNFDEDTSSPVNGVLIESIHLGDHIKMRVRTPDGTEIDLHRPPIQSQQIPSNGSSVQLAWMAGNATAFPP
- a CDS encoding HlyD family efflux transporter periplasmic adaptor subunit, which translates into the protein MNWAQRLVRIILTSIVLLLAVGLGLTLWDIYVLAPWTRDGRVRVYVVDNAPEVSGTVVSVPVVDNQFVHKGDPLFVLDPVRFRLDIDAARARLAGFEEDLKLKKSDAHRRMGLGGIVSAEEQEDFNSNVETQRAKVNAAKAELNTARLNLQRSTVYSPVDGYVTNLNLRVGDYAHAGQPGMAVIDAHSYWLNGYFEETKMSGVHIGDKARVKLMGYKQIIPAHVVSIGRGINDQNGVSDRLGLPDVNPIFTWVRLAQRIPVRLEFDYVPPEITLAAGMTATVTIGDESPGARGKLTTWLQNHL
- a CDS encoding extracellular solute-binding protein — protein: MFVSILCAQLIPNTPFSGQAAQTTSSQNLISFVTAHIAPLILAPSALAAPASHMHKHAKKKKHLPKPHRSSATYLTKLGWAVPQGTIASSALQTPVTSLKLVEWDEQIDTLMSATNAEKPKWAAVLLNGYQLKLACNNGWIQSLNIDNESTTCGVTGGTSDLALAWDRSHLESPPNWVDFWNVARLPGRRGLHLGARTTLEIALLADGVDPQDIYTALSTEAGVQRAFHQLDLLRPYIVWWKTPADAANIMAQSSALMTSAPMTEIASVSTKVKAGLASSIFIAQHNNILRTEMFWAIPKNVPLHIAQKTLGDLRSINPHIDDVINENVNSHDTILPINESFWAEHSDELEKQFQTWYKNGRL
- a CDS encoding efflux transporter outer membrane subunit; translated protein: MLRNLFKLTLCSGLLLSACTVGPNFKPDKMKIPDSFVEQPQVATLQEVQKTEADMKDWWAQFHDPMLNQLIEEAIKGNYDLQIASQHIIAERAVRRQAQAAWYPQLDAAMGGGDDRYSINVDNWPIRPGNPSNHPEASVLTYGARASWEIDLFGHISRQVEERKRIVEESIESRRAVLLSLLSEVAADYITLRGVQERLTVTEQSIDVAQKSRLLTEKLYIHGLGNTLAVAQAQTEEHLERSRLAPLHSQEERLMHAISVLLGQMPGQLEEELQVRRPLPSLPSFPTTLPSIVLANRPDIRAAEAQYAADTAEVGVAVSNLYPKFSIPLTFNPNASALYQAFQVGGMSWSFMMMATLPIIHGGRYTAQIAQARAEAEASRLGYRKTVLKAFQEVEDALGDWRHDDELVKELDQAAIDSGLARDRAAKLFQAGLAGYLNVLTTEQTALSARDQAVVGRIARLRNAISLYIAMGAGWQGRQLTDTRLPIEVKKQNALARAITR